CCCAGGTGAAGCAAGGCTGCCTGTTCTCCTCACGATagcccaggctgggcagggccgATGCCCCCTCGCTGTGGGCTCCAGCTCCTGACAGAGCTGAGCAGTATTTTTTAACAACTTTTGGGAAAAACATGGTTTTTTGGAGGGTGCTGCATTTATGTACATTCTCAGGCCACCTTCAGCAGAGAGTCCCCCGGAAATGAAAACGGGAGAAATGGGTGGGAAATGTTTCATTTCGGTCACTTCAATGTGAAGTGACTGAAGCAAAAGGTTTACAAACGCATATTCAGGGACTTCTGCCTCCACCTGCCCCGCTGGCAGCCGCGAGAGGGCGATCTGTATCCATTCACCCacccatccttccatccatccgGGTAAAACCATGGCCAGGTACCGACGCAACACACACACCGATAAATACAGGGTATCGTTTACAGATGATACCATACATTATCCTATACACGATATTATACCTCTCTCTACAGTGTGTAGCACCTATAGAAGGGCCTCCGAATgtctataaaaatacatatatatatatatatatatactacaGATACAcacaatatatatttacacaaacTCTCTATATATACACtacatatatacacactatATACACAGTCTCTCTATATACAAACACATATATACATTATCTGTATATAAGGGAGCATTATGTAAGGGGCTACAGTGCAGGAGAGTTATGGGGTGTTGTGCAAATGCCCTATACAGTACAGAGTACAGCTATGTCCATAGCACTGTAACACCATAtctatatataataataattatgcAGTACACTGTGtgtctatatattttataaatttgcACACCCCCCATATAACGTTCCCACATGTAGTAATCTCTATGTATTATATACATCCGTTTTGTAATCTCtatatatttaaatgtcttttatcTCACTATGCTCTGCCAAGTGGAGGGAGGACAGGGAATCCTCCATATCCTGTCTGCCTGTGGGCCTCTCCCAGGGAAGGCTGTCACCCTCTGTGTCAGCCTCAGTTCCCAGGGCAGAACTGGGATGCCTAAAGGACACTCACCTGAGCACAAGGCTGTGGAAGAGCCCAGCTGCCTCCCCCTCTGTCCAGAGTGGCACAGACACTGCCGACCTTTCCCAGGAGCTACGAGGCAACCAAGAGGTCAGGAGGCATCGCCAGAAACGACTCCATCACTCTGCTCTCCTTTGCCCTTCTCGAGTGCTGCACAGACCCAAGGTGGCAAATCCCATCAGTCCGTGCATTTCCATGCCTGGCCACGATTCccctctggagcagccccagccagtTTGTCTCTGAGTCTGGAAGATTAGTCTGGTCCCAGAAAGATGCAAGCACCCCAGGCTGggctccttccagcctggctctgcgcatgctgaggctgctctgcgctctgccagggctctgcgggggctcagcccctcacactgctgctctgaaagcctCGCATCAGACGTGCCCTTTCGGAGCACATGGGCTgaccttctgctttttcagctgaGGAAGACTCTCATCCAGGCAGAGAGATTGCAAGTAGTCATACAAACCCAGTTGTCAAGAGCTCAAACACTCTACGGTCCCAGTTGAACACCTGTACCCAACGGGGTGTTTGGTCTGCCCCACTCTCCATCTGGTTGTGTCTGGACTTGCAGCTGCACTTTCTTCCTCATATAGAAGTACCACGACTGGGCAGAAGCAGGCCAGTGGGATGTATTGCAAAGGCAATGTGGTCTGGAGCCGATGAATGAAAGAAACCCTTCCCCAGTTCCAAACCATACCAAAACCCCCATCAATAGGACTTCCCAGCTATGAATAACaacaaaagtttattttaaaatgaaatggctGCAAAGATCAGAGTAGACACGTGCCACGGCCCAGCGGGGAAGGAAATAGGGACGCGACACTGCACAAAAGGGTCCCACAAAAGAGAAGGAGGGGGTGCAATGTCTATTTTATTAAGAGTAACGAGGACTTAGATAGGGTTGAGGTGAGGGAGGTCCGATAACCGGGGCGGAgtagggagaaggagggaggaactTGGGAGGAGTCAGGTGTCTGGGGCCAGTGGGAGCTCACTCCGCACTGCGGCATTTCAttctttcctctgcctcctttGCCAGTGGAGGCATTTCAGTGTCAGGAAAGGAGACTTCTTCAgactgtggtgctgcagcagtgcctgccATTGCAGAGCTCTTGAGGATCTGTAGCAAGAATTAGTTTATGTCAGAAAGGTGGCTTGCAGAGATGCCCTGAGAtcatatttcaaaagcaaacccTTGGGAAGATGCTGTTGGCCACAAGTTGGGCTCTTAAACTGTCTTTTGCTGCCCACTTCACCAGGTGAATGGACAAGCAGAAAAGAGTGGATTTACACAAGTTCATGGGCAGTTTCCTCTTCAATTTTCATGGATTTTTGCACtgtgcagaggggcaggtaTCCCCAAGGGACAATTTCTCCTGTCTCCTGTCTCCTGTCTCCTGTAAGGGACCCTGACTCAACTTTTCTAGGTGTCAGTGGCTGGGCTGAAGCACCATGTCATGGCAGGGCTCCATCCCTCACACTCTTCAGTCCCAAAGAGCAAGCGCTGTCTGCTCAGAAACTTGCATCTCTGAATGACACCAAAGGCAGTGCTAATGTACTTTGGTACTTACTGATTTCACTCCTTAAGGCTTTGCTTTGATaacttccttctctgctttctcttctttaccCTCTTGTCCAGAATCAGAGGGAGCCAGCAGAGGTTCTGATGCCTGTGTTGTGGATCTCCTGGCTGCATCAATCAGAGGAGCCATCTCGTCAAGactcttggatttttttaaaaacggATGCTGCAcccaaaatgaaagaaaaacgAAAGGAGCCATTACTTTCCAAATGCAGTTTCCCACAGGCTCCAGCGGGATTCCTCTGGTTACCCTGGACAGCTGTTTCACCTGCAGCCACTTTAcctgcagcagcttcctggCCGTCCATCGACGCTTCGCATTCTGGTTCAGGCAGGACTGCAGGAAGGAACGGAACACAGGCGACAGGTTTCTGTGAGTCTCCTGCTGGGGTGGCACGTCCTTAGGCTGGGACAAAAGAGACACAAGACAGCCATTAAGCATCCCTCCCTGAGGGGAAAGAGCTCCAGCACAGGCCAGTCCTTGCTTTCTGAGAGTTGACCTGGGGCTTCTCCAGGAGCCCTGATCAACATTTGAGTTTAAGGAAGCAGAGAATTTTCAGCATCCAGACCAGTCCTGCTAATTGCCTTCATCtctttttgctgccttctgcaAGGCAAATGCAATCCAAAAGAAGTCTTCCAAGAAAAGTCAGGAACCTTTTTCTGAAAGACTGGAAGACTGACATTTTCCATAATTGTTGCCTTCCTCAGGAATTAACTGTGCAGCATTTAACTTGGTTTCAGCTCTTAGTCATGGGGTTTTATCCCAGTATACCTTCCTGGGCCATTGCACACTCCTTTGGTGTAAGAGTGGGTCATTTCATTTTAGGGAATTAGCCTCTGAAACTGGAAACTTGAAAATACATTGGCTTCCTACAAGGAGCTGTGCTAGAACCTACTTTTAGAAATGTACTGGCTAATGCATAATTGTGGCAGTACTAGAAGCAGTGACCTGCCCTGAAAGGCTCAGGTAAGCAGTGGGCACTGGTCCAAGTTTGAAAAGACTTCTGGCCTGCAGATACCCTTGGAATGCTTTTCACAGTAATTCTCCAACGGGAGAatcctgctgctgaaaaattcCTGCCATTGGGAGATCCAGCTGCAAGGGAGTTCAAAGAGCACAGGAGGAATTCAAGCATTGTTGGAGGCCAGAATGGCCCATTTCTGCACTGGCACATGTCGCTTCTCCTGTGAGCAGATGTGCTCCAGGACACTTTTAGACGTGGGCCTTGGTGGGACTAGCTCAAGCTGATGTGAGTGGGAGAAAGATATGGCTCAGGGGAGAAAGGCAGGGCTCTCTGACAGTATTTGCACCTTACCTGTGTAGGACCATCCACCATTTCTAGTGCCGTGATGCCAAGGGCCCAGATGTCCACTTTGGCATCATATCTGTCTCTTCTCAACATTTCTGATGCCATATAGAAAGGAGTTGCAAAAAATGACCTCCATGTCTTCCGCTGCGGCTGAAGCCAAGCACATAAGCCAAAAtcaactgcagaaaaagaaatagtgtTAAAACTGGCTTGAATTATGAAAGCAAGCACAAGAATTCCCCACTCTCGGTCTGAGAGCACAGTGTTGAATCTGGCTGGAAGAGTGGCTGTGCTCTGTTTCCTCTGGAAGGGACATACCCAAACCAAAGGCACTCTTGACAGCCTCAACCTCTCTAGAGCTCTCTGCACATTGCAATTCTGCTCTCAGCTTACATCAGTGGGCTGGGCACTCCCACCAGCACCACTTCTGGGGAACTGGCAGGCACTCAAAGGTAACCCCAGACCCTGCCTCCCGGGAACGCTGTGCCTGACCAAGAACACCTACTCAATTTGACAGATCCATCCATTCCCAGAAGAATATTGTCACTTTTGATGTCTCTGTGGATCACTCGATTTGAATGAAGGAAGTCCAGGGCTTTCAGCACTGAgattaaacaaagaaacacaaggggaaaaattaattaggcTGATTTTATCgcacaaaaaaggaaatggctCTAAAAGATCAAATTTCCAGGGGACACATCAATTGCAGACATACCTCAAGTGGCAAAGTTtagaataagaaataaattgaaattaaacTAGAAAGGAAAGTACAACAACATTATAGGAGGATAATAACAGAGTACAAGAAATGCAGTGAGACTGGCAGGCCGTTCACTTGgatgctcttttcttctccacatcataacagcaacacagaaacaaagctcTGAACAGGAAATCACTCCTGTTCTTACGACCTTTTGCAAAGAACCATCCTGTCCAAGCTGTCAGAAGCAAGAGCAGCATCCCTTACCTCCCGACTGATAGAGGCTATCATCTCTTCCTCAAGAGCTTGTTTGGAAATGACATCGCCTAAGGTGCATCCCTCCACATATTCCATCACCAGCCAGAGTTCTTCATTGAAAACGTAGCTGAAAGAAGAAACCCACAGCATGGAGACGAATGGGCACAGCTCAATGACCTTAGGGGAAAGACTGCAGTTGAGTTTTCTTGCCAGGTCACTTGTAAATGAAGAGAGAATCTGAGCAGGCTAAATGAGAAAGGCTCATCTGTGGAAAAGGAGATGTCTTAGATGGCAAGCAAGgcaaaaatgcagtttagtgacagcagagagaaatcTGGAGCCAGGACGTTGCCATCAGCTGCTTCATCATCTTAACtcatcccttccagcctgaactCCAGGAAGCAGGCAACACAGACTTCTCCATGGGAGAAGAGTGTGCACCACTGAGGGCAGATGTTGGTCAACCCCTTGGAAAGCATTGCATAAAGTGCAttcagaaagagggaaaaccaTTTAAACACTGGCACACTGTGTGGTTGTGCAAACAAGAGCCTAGTCTTCCTGGCATCCACAGCAACAGAAAGTAGAGGGAAACCCCAAGGGCAATAATTTCTAGGAGGGTTTATCAGCACGTATCATTAAGGCACAGAAAAGATggtcagttttgaaaaaaaccagacccAAAAGAAGAGGGAGGTAGTGAAGGCTGTGGCTTTAGGAAGACATGGCAGATGCAGGTTTTGGAAGACACGCTTCAAACTACCTATACCAGAAAAGGCCAAGGCAGACACAAGGCAAGCTCCTCCCATCCACTGCAGGTGGAGGAGTCGAGAAGTAATGAAGAGCTCCATGTTCTTCCAGTGACCAAAGGCTTTTTAGGCTTTGGCTTGCAGTGTGTCAATGATGTGATAATCGCAGAACCACTCACCTGTCTATATACCGAATGATATTGGGGTGCCTCACGCTACTCAAGAGTGAAACCTCAGTTACAACTAGCTcccttttgttctttctgtcgCGGAGAAAAATCTTCTTGATGGCCACCTAAAAGGAGATTGAAAGTCACAGACTTGAGAAGTCTGTTGCATGGGACCACAATGCACATGGAGCAGGTGTTTTTGGAATGATGGAGCCAGGGTGGGCCAAACTGCCTGGGACTAGACACCAGAGCTTCTTaactgacaggacaagagacGATTCCTCCACTCGCCCTTGTGTGCCAGTTACAGGACACATGGCTAGAGATATTTTGCCTTGTAAACTCTGGACAAATGGTCTGCAAACAATCAATCCATAATGGGGGAAATCCCATCCTAAAAGGTCATGGAGGTTTCACAAAAAAAGATACAATCCCTGCACTTTCTAACATCTTGAAGTTGGATTTTGCTACTCTAAAGAACGTTTTTAACCCAGTTCCTCTTTGCAATTCTTTTCTGGGTTTGAAAAGGAAGAACCCATTCTAGGGTATTTTATGGATGTGCCCGGGGTTATGAGCAGCGCTCAGGGCCTTTCAATCCCTTGCAGACTCCTGTGTAAGTGCCCTTCCCaagtgcagccctgcagctggggaaggagccaCCAAGTAGCTGATGCATTAGCATAGTCAGTAAATAAGTCTGAGCAAAGGTGTCCTTCTCTGAAAGATACCGCTGCCCTCCTTGCGTTCTTTGGGGACTTAATAAGGACAAGGTCTGTCCAAACTGTGTGTTGCAGGCTGACACTTGTCTGCCCTCAGAGGAACAGTCTGTGCAGCAAAGATCTCGTGGTCACCCAGAGCTGTGGCCACAGCTCCCAGCGGAGGGGAAAGCACTCGAGAGCTGCAAAATCTGCCGGGGGCGCTGGCCCTTACCTGTCCTCCTGTGGCAATGTCAACTCCTCGGAAAACAGTTCCACAAGTCCCtagaaacagagcagcagccaagaAAGGAGGAAGGTGTTTAGCCCTGGGCAAGAAAGccagcccagagagcagagctctgctgcccagagtGTTTATAAAACACTCAGCTTcagccagcagcccagcagcccagcagccctcTGCCATGCAGGGTGGCCAGGAGAAACATAGGACATACTCCACGTCCTGCTCCTTGTTACAGGCAAGAGACTGCCAGCATCGAGTTGTCTTTGACAATGCCTTCTGACCACAGTTATTAAATACTGATCAGGACTGACAGACAGGAGGATGTAAGCCCAGTGTCTGCCCATGTTTGCAGCTTGCCCGACTGCATGCTTGATATGACACCAGCAAAATCCCTGGGCCCATGGTTTGGTGGAAGTAGCTGAGATTGGACTTACCCTTGGCCAATTTGCTGCTGTAAAGTGTATTTCTTCGCAGGGTTCTCCTCCCTCACAATGCCCTCTGAAAGAAACAAGATGAAAGATGCTCATGTGAAGCAGAGATACCACCTTCCAGCAGATCTGAAAGGCAGCCCCGCTGTGCGGGGCTGTGAGCCCTTTGTAGTCAGCTGGTAACAACAACAATCACAAGAACAACAGAGGGAGCTCTGAAGCACAGATGGCTCCACAAACACTCTGTTCCTTTAGTACAGCTAAAGTTGACATATATACCATGGACTGCTCTGCTAGAAGGGAAATACATGATACGTACTGAGATCGGCGAGGTAAATACTTGTTAGTGAGGATATCAGTCGTGGCTGGTCTGagctttttctccctgtgctggtttCCCCAGAGCTTTTCTCccagtgcttgttttctgtgtgcattttttcCCAATGCCTCTTTTGCCAGTGCTTGTGCTTGGCATTTCAGTGTCGGGCAGGGACTTCTTTAGGTTGTGGTTCTGCAGCAACACCTGCCCTTGCAGAGCTCTTGAGGATCTGTGGCAAGAATTAGTTTATGTCAGAAAGGCGCCTTGCAGAGGTGCCCCGAGATCATATTTCAAAGGCAAACCCTGGGAAGATGCTGTTGGCCACATGTCAGGCTCTTAAACTGTCTTTTGCTGCCCACTTCACCAAGTGAATGGACGAGAAGTAAAGAGTGGATTTACACGAGTTCATGGGCAGTTTCCTCTTcaattttcatgcattttctcAACTAGGTTGTGCAGAGGGGCAAACTACCCTCTAGGGCACAGTTATTGTTGTGTGTCCTGCAAGGGACACTCTGACTCAACTTGGAAGTTCAGAACTGCTTTTCCAGGGGTCAGTGGCTGGGCTGAAGCACCATGTCATGGCAGGGCTCCATCCCTCCCACTCTTCAGTCCCAAAGAGCAAGCGGTGTCTGCTCAGGAACTTGCAGCTCTGATTGACACCAAAAGCAGTGCTAATGTACTCTGGCACTTACTGATTTCACTCCTTCAGGCTTTGCTTTGACAACTTTCTTCTCTACTtgctcttctttcccctcttgtCCAGAAAcagagggaggcagcagaggttCTGGTGCTGGTGTTCTGGGTCTTCTGACTGCATCAATCAGAGGAGCCATCTCGTCAAGactcttggattttttttaaaaaccgATGCTGCCACCGAAAAACcaaagaagaacaaaaggaGCCATTACTTTCCAAATGCAGTTTCTCACAGACTCCAGTGGGATTCCTCTTGTTACCAGCAAGACACATCAGGAGGACATAGGGAACTATCTAGACCTCCATGTTTCCTCTAAGGAAAGGCCAAGAGAGATGgcactggagaagagaaggtgcCAGGGAGAgcttattgtggcctttcaatTCTTCAAGGGGACACATCTTTTTGCAGGGCCTGTTGTAATGGACAAAGGGTCATGGTTTTCAAGTGGAAGAGGATAGATTCTGGTTACATCCAAGGAAGTCATTGTTCAGAATGAGGGTGCTGAAACACAGGCACAGGAAGTGGATACCCCACCCCTGgtcaggtgggacagggctctgagcaacccggtctagttGAAGATGCCCCTGCTTgttgcaggggggttggactagatgccacttaaaggtcccttccaagccaaattATTCTAGGATGCTACTTAGTGGTCATTTGAAAAGCACCAAGACTGGAGATTAGTAGGAGAGGAGGCCTCCTGATGCCTCTGCGTTTAGCTGATGACAAAGCCCATCCCTGGACAGCTGTTTCACCTGCAGCCACTTTAcctgcagcagcttcctggCCGTCCATCGACGCTGTCGCATTCTGGTTCAGGCAGGACTGCAGGAAGAACGGAACACAGGAGACAGGTTTTCTTCGAGTCTTCCAGCTGGGGTGGCATGTCCTTAGGCTTGGGACAAAGGAAACACAAGACAGCCATTAAGCATCCCTCCTGAGGGGAAAGAGCTCCAGCACAGGCCAGTCCATGCTTTCTGAGAGTTGACCTGGGGCTTCTCCAGGAGCCCTGATCAACACCGAGCTTAAGGAAGCAGAGAATTTTCAGCATCCAGACCAGTCCTGCTAATTGCCTTCATCtctttttgctgccttctgcaAGGCAATGCAATCCAAAGAAGTCTTCCAAGAAAAGTCAGGAACCTTCTCCTGAAGGACTGGAAGACTGACATTTTCCATAATTGTTGCCTTCCTCAGGAATTAACTGTGCAGCATTTAACTTGGTTTCAGCTCTTAGTCATGGGGTTTTATCCTAGTATACTTCCTGGGCCATTGCACACTCCTTTGGTGTAAGAGTGGGTCATTTCATTTTAGGGAATTAGCATCTAAAACTGGAAACTTGAAAATACATTGGCTTCCTACAAGGAGCTGTGCTAGAACCTACTTTTAGAAATGTACTGGCTAATGCATAATTGTGGCAGTACTAGAAGCAGTGACCTGCCCTGAAAGGCTCAGGTAAGCAGTGGGCACTGGTCCAAGTTTGAAAAGACTTCTGGCCTGCAGATACCCTTGAATGCTTTTCACAGTAATTCTCCAATGGGAGAATCCTGCTGCTGAAAATTCCTGCCATTGGGAGATCCAGCTGCAAGGGAGTTCAAAGAGCACAGGAGGAATTCAAGCATTGTTGGAGGCCAGAATGGCCCATTTCTGCACTGGCACATGTCGCTTCTCCTGTGAGCAGATGTGCTCCAGGACACTTTTAGACGTGGGCCTTGGTGGGACTAGCTCAAGCTGATGTGAGTGGGAGAAAGATATGGCTCAGGGGAGAAAGGCAGGGCTCTCTGACAGTATTTGCACCTTACCTGTGTAGGACCATCCACCATTTCTAGCGCCGTGATGCCAAGGGCCCAGATGTCCACTTTGGCATCGTATCTGTCTCTTCTCAACATTTCTGGTGCCATATAGAAAGGAGTCCCAATGAAAGACCTCCGTTTCTTCTCCCAGGGTTGAAGCCAAGCACAGAAGCCAAAATCAACTGCAGACAAAAACAAGTACTGTTAATACCAGCTCGAATTATGAAAGCAAGCACAAGAATTCCCCACTCTCAGTCTGAGAGCACAGTGTTGAATCTGGCTGGAAGAGTGGCTGTGCTCTGTTTCCTCTGGAAGGGACATACCCAAACCAAAGGCACTCTTGACAGCCTCATCCTCTCTAGAGCTCTCTGCACATTGCAACTCTGCTCTCAGCTTACAGCAGtgggctgggcacagcacc
This Chiroxiphia lanceolata isolate bChiLan1 chromosome 14, bChiLan1.pri, whole genome shotgun sequence DNA region includes the following protein-coding sequences:
- the LOC116794029 gene encoding serine/threonine-protein kinase PAK 2-like; this translates as MDGSVKLIDFGLCAWLQPQRKTWRSFFATPFYMASEMLRRDRYDAKVDIWALGITALEMVDGPTQPKDVPPQQETHRNLSPVFRSFLQSCLNQNAKRRWTARKLLQHPFLKKSKSLDEMAPLIDAARRSTTQASEPLLAPSDSGQEGKEEKAEKEVIKAKP
- the LOC116793967 gene encoding serine/threonine-protein kinase PAK 3-like, which codes for MAGVAAAPQFEEVTFANTEMPSTSTGKGDTQKESIPKKIMDRPPKLSPLTRLFLAQLKGIVREENPAKKYTLQQQIGQGTCGTVFRGVDIATGGQVAIKKIFLRDRKNKRELVVTEVSLLSSVRHPNIIRYIDSYVFNEELWLVMEYVEGCTLGDVISKQALEEEMIASISRESFVSVLLL